One segment of Thermococcus profundus DNA contains the following:
- a CDS encoding DUF63 family protein, producing the protein MGAGEFFQRYFVDPIKYNQGYNPVNTTVYAIILGIAVLLLYRLLKKLGIRVNETFFVSLMPYIFLGPLMRAMTDVGMLPRTYLTVSPGGYFVIAAFAIAALFVVWRHVGPGEKFYPLYRDVGLLLVGGLLFILIINLDKVDFRWSYFYYFLPALLAAEAFIWALSKKFEIIRNNRILFYTHFYDATTTFVGIQFFGYWEQHVLARTLIDMTGTPAVMYLEKFVILLPVVWILDRMMEDEDPDLINFVKLAMFILGFGPGTRNLLITLMGV; encoded by the coding sequence ATGGGGGCGGGAGAGTTCTTCCAGAGGTACTTCGTCGATCCGATAAAGTACAATCAGGGCTACAATCCGGTAAACACGACCGTCTACGCGATAATCCTTGGAATAGCGGTCCTTCTCCTCTACAGGCTCCTCAAGAAGCTTGGAATAAGGGTGAACGAAACCTTCTTCGTCTCCCTGATGCCCTATATTTTCCTGGGCCCCCTGATGAGGGCGATGACGGACGTGGGCATGCTCCCCAGGACGTACCTCACCGTGAGCCCAGGTGGATACTTTGTGATAGCCGCTTTTGCCATTGCCGCCCTCTTCGTTGTCTGGAGGCATGTAGGACCTGGTGAAAAGTTCTACCCCCTTTATAGGGACGTGGGACTACTCCTGGTGGGCGGACTGCTGTTCATTCTGATCATAAACCTTGACAAGGTCGATTTCAGGTGGTCGTACTTTTACTACTTCCTTCCCGCCCTTTTGGCAGCCGAGGCTTTTATATGGGCCCTATCAAAGAAGTTTGAAATCATCAGAAACAACAGGATTCTTTTTTACACTCACTTCTACGATGCAACGACGACCTTCGTGGGGATCCAGTTCTTCGGCTACTGGGAGCAGCACGTTCTAGCGAGAACCCTGATAGACATGACGGGGACGCCAGCTGTTATGTACCTCGAAAAATTCGTTATTCTCCTCCCGGTGGTATGGATACTGGACAGGATGATGGAAGATGAAGATCCGGACCTGATAAACTTCGTTAAGCTGGCCATGTTCATTCTCGGCTTCGGGCCCGGGACGAGGAACCTGCTGATAACTCTCATGGGGGTGTGA
- a CDS encoding NAD(P)-dependent glycerol-1-phosphate dehydrogenase produces MHLMELPREVLLGEGLAEESVSVARRLKLGRNALVLYGPRTREIAGEEVEENLSREFDVSGMVVKGATMEEVSRAMELAKELKADWMIAVGGGSIIDVAKLASYRLEIPFISFPTTASHDGIASANASIKDLGSKTSVKARPPIAVIADVKVIKTAPYRYLAAGVGDIISNLTAVKDWQLAHRIRGEYYSEYAASLSLMSAKMVMKNADIIRIGNEESVRKVVKGLISSGVAMSIAGSSRPASGAEHLFSHALDAIAPKPALHGEQVGVGTIITAYLHGLKWERVRETLKKVGAPTNAYELEIEPEIIIKALTIAHTIRPERYTILGRDGLTWEAAEKAAKITGVI; encoded by the coding sequence GTGCACCTGATGGAGCTGCCCAGGGAAGTGCTCCTCGGCGAGGGCCTCGCAGAAGAGAGCGTCAGCGTTGCCAGACGGCTTAAACTTGGAAGGAATGCCCTCGTTCTGTACGGCCCCAGGACAAGGGAGATAGCTGGTGAGGAGGTTGAGGAAAACCTCTCGCGCGAGTTCGACGTTTCTGGGATGGTGGTTAAAGGGGCCACTATGGAAGAGGTTAGTAGGGCCATGGAACTGGCGAAGGAGCTGAAAGCTGACTGGATGATCGCCGTTGGAGGGGGGAGCATAATAGACGTGGCGAAGCTCGCATCCTACCGGCTCGAAATCCCCTTCATAAGCTTTCCCACGACCGCTTCACACGACGGCATAGCCAGCGCAAACGCGTCGATAAAGGATCTGGGCTCCAAAACATCGGTGAAGGCGAGGCCTCCAATAGCCGTCATAGCGGATGTGAAGGTTATCAAAACCGCCCCATACCGCTACCTAGCTGCAGGCGTTGGGGACATAATAAGCAACCTCACTGCGGTTAAAGACTGGCAGCTGGCCCATCGCATCAGGGGAGAATACTACAGCGAGTACGCGGCTTCTCTGAGTTTGATGAGCGCCAAGATGGTGATGAAGAACGCCGACATAATCCGCATAGGCAACGAGGAGTCCGTTAGGAAGGTCGTAAAGGGTCTCATATCAAGCGGCGTTGCCATGAGCATAGCTGGATCATCCAGACCAGCCAGCGGAGCTGAGCATCTCTTCAGCCACGCCCTCGACGCCATAGCCCCAAAACCGGCCCTCCACGGTGAACAGGTTGGAGTTGGGACTATAATAACTGCCTACCTCCACGGCCTAAAATGGGAGAGGGTTAGGGAAACCTTAAAGAAGGTTGGCGCACCTACAAACGCATACGAGCTTGAAATCGAGCCTGAGATAATAATAAAAGCCCTAACGATAGCCCACACGATAAGGCCGGAGCGCTACACCATACTCGGGCGCGACGGCTTAACCTGGGAGGCGGCCGAGAAGGCCGCGAAGATAACCGGCGTCATCTAA
- a CDS encoding UPF0179 family protein yields MVITLVGEKLAKPGMEFIYYGPAEPCKTCRLARVCVGNLEPGRRYKVVKVRNIEHSCPLHEGKVRVVEVVEPSIEILLDPRTAIVGSKMTLKFVDCEDPEKESLAKPEGLFEGDTVKILEILDDVECGGKHYKLVKVIREKE; encoded by the coding sequence ATGGTCATCACACTGGTCGGTGAAAAGCTGGCGAAACCCGGAATGGAGTTTATCTACTACGGTCCAGCTGAGCCCTGCAAGACCTGCAGGCTGGCAAGGGTATGCGTTGGAAACCTCGAACCCGGTAGGAGGTACAAGGTCGTCAAGGTCAGGAACATAGAGCACTCATGCCCGCTCCACGAGGGGAAGGTCCGCGTCGTTGAGGTCGTGGAACCGTCGATCGAGATACTGCTCGACCCAAGAACGGCCATAGTGGGTTCAAAGATGACGCTGAAGTTCGTGGACTGCGAGGACCCCGAAAAAGAGAGCCTCGCCAAGCCCGAGGGGCTCTTTGAGGGCGACACCGTCAAGATCCTTGAGATACTAGATGACGTCGAATGCGGTGGCAAGCACTACAAGCTGGTCAAGGTGATCCGGGAAAAGGAGTAA
- a CDS encoding HD domain-containing protein has protein sequence MKLIHDPIHGSIEIDDFVRRLIDTPEFQRLRRITQLGLVFLAYPSARHTRFEHSLGTFYLASKMAERNPEVEEGTVYAALLYDLGHYPFSHTLEATYPKHEENTLWFLKRGEVGEVIQERYSLKEFSRLLKHPLVSGDIDADRMDYLVRDAYYSGVAYGLVDLERLVRNLIWDGEKLVVLEKGLMAAQNLLLARSMMYSTVYQHHVSKIAGAMLVEAVKLEGIPFEEIRVMDEIDLVSTLRTSERDEVRELVRAIDERNLYKRAVYSGNELPPEKVRELEEALKEEFGHLTIVDYPPKPKFEERNAFVKTSTGLKRLSEVSPLVRSLVELKDTQWRWGVYARSDVVEEVKETVEEILDQT, from the coding sequence ATGAAGCTGATCCACGATCCCATCCACGGATCGATAGAGATTGACGACTTCGTTCGCAGACTCATCGACACCCCCGAGTTCCAGCGCCTCAGGAGGATAACCCAGCTCGGATTAGTTTTTCTGGCGTATCCCTCCGCGAGGCACACCCGCTTTGAGCACTCCCTCGGAACCTTCTATCTGGCCTCCAAGATGGCGGAACGAAATCCAGAAGTGGAGGAGGGAACAGTCTACGCGGCCCTGCTATACGACCTCGGACACTACCCCTTCTCCCACACCCTAGAGGCCACCTACCCCAAACACGAGGAGAACACCCTTTGGTTCCTGAAGCGTGGGGAGGTGGGGGAGGTCATACAAGAAAGGTACTCCCTCAAGGAGTTCTCAAGGCTCCTCAAGCATCCCTTGGTGAGCGGCGACATCGATGCAGACAGAATGGACTACCTCGTCCGCGATGCTTACTACAGCGGAGTTGCCTACGGACTCGTTGACCTTGAAAGGCTCGTGAGGAACCTGATATGGGACGGTGAAAAACTGGTGGTTCTTGAAAAAGGTCTTATGGCCGCACAAAACCTTCTGCTGGCCAGGAGCATGATGTACTCGACGGTCTACCAGCACCACGTATCCAAGATAGCGGGAGCGATGCTCGTTGAGGCTGTGAAGCTTGAGGGGATACCCTTCGAGGAAATACGAGTTATGGACGAGATCGACCTGGTCTCCACCCTCCGGACGAGCGAAAGGGATGAAGTGCGCGAGCTGGTCAGGGCCATCGACGAAAGGAATCTCTACAAGAGGGCAGTCTACTCCGGGAATGAGCTCCCGCCGGAGAAGGTCAGGGAACTCGAAGAGGCGTTAAAGGAAGAGTTCGGACACCTGACCATCGTTGATTACCCACCCAAACCCAAGTTCGAAGAGCGGAACGCCTTCGTTAAAACCTCTACCGGACTCAAGCGGCTGAGCGAAGTTTCACCCCTCGTTCGCTCTCTGGTTGAACTCAAGGATACCCAATGGCGGTGGGGAGTCTACGCTAGGAGTGACGTTGTGGAAGAGGTTAAGGAAACCGTCGAAGAAATTCTTGACCAAACTTAA
- a CDS encoding pyridoxal phosphate-dependent aminotransferase, with translation MALSDRLELVNPSEIRKLFDLAAGMEDVISLGIGEPDFDTPEHIKEYAKEGLDKGYTHYGPNAGLPMLREVVAKKLREQNGIEADPKTEVMILTGANQAFLMGLSTFLKDNEEVLIPSPMFVSYAPAVILAGGKPVEVPTYEENEFRLSVDDLEKHVTERTRALIINTPNNPTGSVLTKKDIEEIADFAVEHDLILFSDEVYEHFVYDGVKNHSIASLDGMFERTITVNGFSKTFAMTGWRLGFVAAPAWIIEKMTRFQMYNSTCPVTFVQYAAAKALEDERSWKAVEEMRKEYDRRRNLVWERLNEMGLPTVKPKGAFYIFPRIRDTGLTDHQFSELMLKEAKVAVVPGSAFGKAGEGYIRISYATAYEKLEEAMDRMEKVLKGEKLV, from the coding sequence ATGGCGCTGAGCGATAGGCTGGAACTCGTTAACCCTTCTGAGATCAGGAAGCTCTTTGACCTCGCCGCGGGAATGGAGGATGTCATCTCACTCGGCATCGGTGAACCGGATTTTGACACACCGGAGCATATCAAAGAGTACGCGAAGGAGGGCCTCGACAAAGGGTATACCCACTACGGCCCAAACGCTGGTTTGCCTATGCTTAGGGAGGTCGTTGCAAAGAAGCTCAGGGAACAGAACGGCATCGAGGCCGACCCCAAGACCGAGGTTATGATCCTCACCGGAGCCAATCAGGCGTTTCTCATGGGTCTCTCTACCTTCCTGAAGGACAACGAGGAAGTCCTCATCCCCTCGCCGATGTTCGTGAGCTACGCTCCCGCGGTTATCCTCGCCGGGGGAAAGCCCGTTGAAGTCCCAACCTATGAGGAGAACGAGTTCAGGCTTTCAGTTGACGACCTTGAGAAGCACGTCACCGAGAGGACGAGGGCCCTCATCATAAACACCCCAAACAACCCGACGGGCTCCGTTCTGACGAAGAAGGACATCGAGGAGATAGCGGACTTCGCCGTTGAGCACGACCTCATTCTGTTCTCCGACGAGGTCTACGAGCACTTCGTCTACGACGGCGTTAAGAACCACAGCATAGCTTCACTCGACGGCATGTTCGAGAGAACCATCACCGTAAACGGCTTCTCCAAGACCTTCGCAATGACCGGCTGGAGACTCGGCTTCGTCGCAGCTCCAGCCTGGATAATCGAGAAGATGACGCGCTTCCAGATGTACAACTCCACCTGTCCAGTTACCTTCGTTCAGTACGCCGCCGCTAAGGCCCTTGAGGATGAGCGGAGCTGGAAGGCAGTTGAGGAGATGAGGAAAGAGTACGACAGGAGGAGGAACCTCGTCTGGGAGCGCTTAAATGAAATGGGCCTCCCAACGGTAAAGCCAAAGGGCGCCTTCTACATCTTCCCGAGGATAAGGGACACTGGCTTGACCGACCACCAGTTCAGCGAGCTCATGCTCAAGGAGGCAAAGGTTGCCGTGGTTCCGGGTTCTGCCTTCGGAAAAGCTGGGGAGGGCTACATCAGGATAAGCTACGCCACAGCATACGAGAAGCTTGAAGAGGCAATGGACAGGATGGAAAAAGTCCTAAAGGGGGAGAAGCTCGTCTGA
- a CDS encoding PaaI family thioesterase, producing the protein MEQRTHTLTSERLVGRPVLIGEGRAVVELETIDEMKVDEYGLVHGGFTFGLADYAAMLAVNEPTVVLGKAEVRFLKPVKVGEKLRAEANVVDDLGRKKVVKAEVFNERGEKVFEGTFHCYVLEKHVLEK; encoded by the coding sequence ATGGAGCAGAGGACTCACACGCTCACCTCCGAGAGGCTTGTGGGAAGGCCGGTGCTGATAGGGGAAGGACGGGCTGTTGTGGAGCTTGAAACGATCGATGAGATGAAGGTTGACGAATACGGCCTCGTTCACGGCGGCTTCACCTTTGGGCTAGCTGACTACGCTGCCATGCTGGCCGTGAACGAGCCCACTGTGGTCCTTGGAAAGGCCGAGGTGCGCTTTCTGAAACCTGTCAAAGTCGGGGAGAAGCTGAGGGCCGAGGCAAATGTTGTGGACGACCTCGGGAGGAAAAAGGTAGTTAAAGCCGAGGTCTTCAACGAAAGGGGGGAGAAAGTGTTTGAGGGGACCTTCCACTGCTACGTCCTCGAAAAGCACGTCCTTGAAAAATGA
- a CDS encoding radical SAM protein: MIVAIIDGYTDEPAGLGVPPYLGIYPRYAYGAVKKARKDASVFYLTIDDLRAAFKGEDGIRTKNKTPNFPNTKKILEKADVIVYIGGLHTPGKYLSAVPSQVEEIAEFIRPFKGVKILGGPAFMGSAHAGGTKITSRELLLAQSVFDHIVYGDLEAFLFDYLSNPKDADPFRFRTYAELRDYAIIGAEVVRQFPDYPDFVIVEIETQRGCPKAMGIGGCSFCTEPVRYRKVEDRPVEDVVAEVEALYNLGVRHFRVGRQSCIFSYMAKPNGRVPIPNPEAIERLFRGIRSVAPDVKTLHVDNANPAVIANYPEESRRIAKALIEYGTPGNVVAFGLESADPKVAKLNNLNATAEETYEAVKILNEIGGERGYNGMPWLLPGINIIFGLPGETKKSYEITFQFLKRLLDDGLMVRRINIRQVVVFPGTPLWHMRDKVKTEKHKKLIQHYKYKIRHEIDLPMLKRVVPVGTILRDVRAEVFEDGLTYGRQIGSYPLIVGMPKEVPLNRFYDVLIVDHGFRSITGIPVPINVNRESPKVLQYLPGIGKKRSIRILAKRPFSRKEEFLELVDPSFQEALKDLIKV, encoded by the coding sequence ATGATAGTCGCTATCATCGACGGCTACACGGATGAGCCGGCCGGCTTGGGCGTGCCGCCTTACCTCGGCATCTACCCGCGCTACGCCTACGGTGCGGTAAAGAAGGCCAGAAAAGACGCCTCGGTCTTTTACCTCACCATAGACGACCTCCGGGCAGCCTTCAAGGGCGAAGATGGGATAAGAACAAAAAACAAGACCCCAAACTTCCCCAACACGAAGAAGATACTGGAAAAAGCCGACGTCATTGTCTACATAGGCGGCCTCCACACCCCCGGCAAATACCTCTCCGCGGTTCCGTCTCAGGTGGAGGAGATAGCCGAGTTTATACGGCCGTTCAAGGGTGTAAAAATCCTCGGCGGGCCTGCTTTTATGGGTTCAGCCCACGCCGGGGGGACAAAGATTACCTCCCGCGAGCTTCTGCTGGCCCAGAGCGTTTTCGACCACATAGTTTACGGTGATCTGGAGGCTTTTCTCTTCGATTATCTGAGCAACCCGAAGGATGCCGACCCCTTCCGCTTCAGGACTTATGCTGAACTAAGGGATTATGCAATTATCGGGGCAGAAGTAGTTAGACAGTTTCCGGATTACCCTGACTTTGTTATTGTTGAGATAGAAACCCAGCGCGGCTGTCCGAAGGCGATGGGAATAGGCGGCTGTTCCTTTTGCACGGAGCCGGTTCGCTATAGGAAAGTTGAAGACAGGCCGGTTGAGGACGTCGTTGCTGAAGTTGAGGCCCTCTACAATCTCGGCGTCAGACACTTCAGGGTTGGAAGGCAGAGCTGCATCTTCTCCTACATGGCGAAGCCCAACGGAAGGGTTCCAATTCCGAATCCAGAAGCTATAGAACGGCTTTTCCGTGGAATCCGCTCAGTTGCTCCAGATGTTAAAACCCTCCACGTGGACAACGCCAATCCAGCCGTTATAGCGAACTATCCCGAGGAGAGCAGGAGGATAGCGAAGGCGCTCATAGAGTACGGCACCCCCGGGAACGTAGTGGCATTTGGCCTTGAGAGTGCAGACCCTAAGGTGGCAAAGCTCAACAACCTGAACGCTACCGCGGAGGAGACCTATGAGGCCGTTAAGATCCTCAATGAGATCGGTGGGGAGAGAGGTTACAACGGGATGCCCTGGCTCCTACCAGGAATAAACATAATCTTCGGCCTTCCAGGAGAGACTAAGAAGAGCTACGAAATAACCTTTCAGTTCCTCAAAAGGCTCCTCGACGACGGGCTGATGGTGAGGAGGATAAACATCCGCCAGGTGGTTGTATTCCCGGGGACGCCGCTCTGGCACATGAGGGATAAGGTGAAGACGGAAAAGCACAAGAAGCTCATCCAGCACTACAAGTACAAGATAAGGCACGAGATAGACCTGCCGATGCTGAAGCGGGTGGTTCCCGTTGGAACGATCCTCCGCGATGTTAGGGCCGAAGTTTTTGAGGACGGCCTCACCTACGGCAGGCAGATCGGGAGCTATCCGCTGATAGTGGGCATGCCGAAGGAGGTTCCTCTCAATAGGTTCTACGACGTTCTTATCGTCGATCACGGCTTCAGGAGCATAACAGGGATTCCGGTGCCGATCAACGTGAACAGGGAGAGTCCAAAGGTTCTCCAGTATCTCCCTGGAATAGGGAAGAAGAGATCCATCAGGATACTGGCTAAAAGGCCGTTCTCCCGGAAGGAGGAGTTCCTTGAGCTTGTTGATCCTTCCTTCCAAGAGGCTTTAAAGGATCTCATCAAAGTCTGA
- a CDS encoding TIGR00288 family NYN domain-containing protein: protein MKETLFRILKRGEKEERQEVPKKTIGLIIDGPNILRKEFGIKLEDIMEALTRIGSVRIAKVILNQYAPQGLIEAVVNQGLEPVIVAGDTDVRVAIEAMEMIYNADVDVIALASRDADFLPIIIEAKRRGKETVVIGVDPGFSVALQNAADYVIKMESSRAVDRNGERSLGGPERGNRPGA from the coding sequence ATGAAGGAGACCCTCTTCCGGATACTCAAACGGGGCGAGAAGGAGGAGAGACAGGAGGTACCAAAGAAAACCATAGGCCTGATAATCGACGGGCCCAACATTCTGAGGAAGGAGTTCGGGATCAAGCTCGAGGATATCATGGAGGCCCTAACCAGGATCGGAAGCGTTAGGATAGCCAAGGTCATCCTCAACCAGTACGCGCCCCAGGGGCTAATAGAGGCGGTTGTCAACCAGGGCCTCGAACCGGTCATCGTTGCCGGCGACACGGACGTTCGCGTTGCCATAGAGGCCATGGAGATGATCTACAACGCGGACGTTGACGTTATAGCCCTAGCTTCGAGGGATGCCGACTTCCTTCCGATCATCATCGAGGCCAAAAGACGGGGGAAGGAGACCGTCGTGATAGGCGTTGATCCGGGCTTCTCAGTTGCACTCCAGAACGCGGCCGACTACGTTATAAAAATGGAGTCGTCAAGGGCTGTTGATCGAAACGGGGAGCGTTCCCTTGGCGGCCCTGAGCGCGGTAATCGCCCGGGGGCGTGA
- a CDS encoding tRNA(Met) cytidine acetyltransferase TmcA has protein sequence MTVKVRFDKEVRDYAKGEKVKDDVLRLTETALAQALEKFHRRMIVIEGDTVKKAELAGILAGASARVLDSVLEELMKKRLRDESENTIEVLYATDALGEDTFGRKRYEAFRKHFDVLAGGNAEVKAVTFKHTRDILGRTYDLLVLDMSYDYSPNDLGRIIETVRGGGLIFILAHPFNKWKDMWTGFHKSLVTPPYTIDDVKKRFNRRLIRKLTEYGEIYIVTENGKLRKKPKRNKTQAKIKGRKGVEIPEETTFSRELYEMALTEGQVEVLKAFEGLVEKEGMLVLTADRGRGKSVSVGIASIGLALALGKRTRIVVTAPEPENVQSLFRFAKRALERLGFKPHVVEEKGLIKELYARKIGLRYYPPTEGYRKSADLYILDEAAGIHVPILHKYLNKPRVVYSSTIHGYEGAGRGFSVKFLKKAREKREFKELHMDEPIRYADHDPIEKWLFDVLLLDAEPVELTEEDYELIKKKEVYFEEPNLDDWFEHDREDLRNFVGIYILAHYRNRPSDVALLADAPHHEARVLRLKNGKIVTAVQIAKEGNIPKKVIEKMAKGYKPRGNIIPDMMVKHHILKEFAKLKGYRIVRIATHPDAMDMGLGSKALELLEKEAREKGLDWIGSGFGASEELARFWVKNGFAVVHLSPARNPVSGEFTAIVLKPISERAKELIKKASDEFRVRLTEWLSDTHRELEPEIARWLFETPFGEAVDYPIHLTEIQKKRLDAFTGKVLTYDTVVDAVKPIVKLYFLDGWMKPYLDERQIKLLIYRVLQAHSWEETAKLIDRTETFTMIEVRDIIRGLWYYYKRLLRG, from the coding sequence ATGACCGTCAAGGTCCGCTTTGATAAGGAAGTGAGAGACTACGCTAAAGGCGAGAAGGTTAAGGACGATGTTCTCAGGCTCACCGAGACGGCTTTAGCTCAGGCTTTGGAGAAGTTCCACCGGAGAATGATAGTAATCGAGGGAGATACCGTAAAGAAGGCCGAACTTGCGGGAATTCTGGCCGGAGCTTCGGCGAGAGTCTTGGATTCGGTCCTTGAGGAGCTCATGAAGAAGCGCCTCCGCGATGAGAGTGAGAACACCATAGAGGTTCTCTACGCCACGGATGCCCTAGGAGAGGACACCTTTGGGAGAAAGCGCTACGAGGCCTTTAGAAAGCACTTCGACGTTTTGGCCGGAGGGAACGCCGAGGTCAAGGCGGTTACGTTCAAGCACACCCGCGACATCCTTGGAAGAACTTACGATTTGCTCGTTCTGGACATGAGCTACGATTATTCGCCAAACGACCTCGGCAGGATCATAGAGACCGTCCGCGGCGGCGGGCTGATATTCATCCTGGCTCATCCCTTCAACAAGTGGAAGGACATGTGGACGGGCTTCCACAAGAGCCTCGTTACTCCTCCTTACACGATTGACGACGTTAAGAAGCGCTTCAACAGGAGGCTCATCAGAAAGCTCACCGAATACGGCGAGATATACATCGTCACCGAGAACGGGAAGCTTAGGAAGAAGCCGAAGAGGAACAAGACCCAGGCGAAGATAAAGGGAAGGAAGGGCGTCGAGATTCCGGAGGAAACCACCTTCTCGCGCGAGCTCTACGAGATGGCCCTCACCGAGGGGCAGGTTGAGGTTCTAAAGGCCTTCGAGGGGCTGGTGGAGAAAGAGGGCATGCTCGTCCTCACCGCGGACAGGGGACGCGGAAAGAGCGTCTCCGTTGGAATTGCATCCATCGGCCTTGCCCTCGCGCTCGGAAAGAGGACGCGCATCGTGGTTACTGCCCCTGAACCCGAGAACGTTCAATCCTTATTCCGCTTCGCCAAGCGCGCCCTCGAAAGGCTCGGCTTCAAGCCGCACGTCGTCGAGGAGAAGGGCCTCATAAAGGAGCTCTACGCGAGGAAGATAGGGCTGCGCTACTACCCGCCCACCGAGGGCTACCGCAAGAGCGCCGACCTCTACATCCTCGATGAAGCGGCTGGAATCCACGTGCCGATACTCCACAAGTACCTGAACAAGCCGCGCGTCGTCTACTCCTCGACGATCCATGGCTACGAAGGGGCTGGAAGGGGATTCTCGGTCAAGTTCCTCAAGAAGGCGAGGGAAAAGAGGGAGTTCAAGGAGCTCCACATGGACGAGCCGATTCGCTATGCCGACCACGATCCGATTGAGAAGTGGCTCTTCGACGTTCTCCTCCTCGATGCTGAACCTGTTGAGCTGACGGAGGAGGACTACGAGCTCATCAAGAAGAAGGAGGTCTACTTCGAGGAGCCCAACCTCGACGACTGGTTCGAGCACGACAGGGAAGATCTTAGAAATTTCGTGGGCATCTATATTTTAGCTCACTACCGCAACAGGCCGAGCGACGTGGCTCTTTTAGCCGATGCCCCCCACCACGAGGCGAGAGTTCTCCGCCTCAAGAACGGCAAGATAGTGACGGCGGTGCAGATAGCGAAGGAGGGCAACATTCCAAAGAAGGTCATAGAGAAGATGGCCAAGGGCTACAAGCCGCGCGGAAACATAATCCCTGACATGATGGTCAAGCACCACATTCTCAAGGAGTTCGCCAAGCTGAAGGGATACCGCATAGTCAGGATAGCCACCCACCCGGACGCGATGGACATGGGGCTGGGGAGCAAGGCGCTCGAATTGCTGGAGAAGGAAGCCCGCGAAAAGGGCCTCGACTGGATAGGTTCCGGGTTCGGGGCGAGCGAAGAGCTGGCCCGCTTCTGGGTGAAGAACGGCTTCGCTGTTGTCCACCTCAGCCCGGCAAGAAACCCGGTCAGCGGCGAGTTCACTGCGATAGTCCTCAAGCCGATAAGCGAGAGAGCGAAGGAGCTGATTAAGAAGGCCAGCGACGAGTTCCGCGTTAGGTTGACGGAGTGGCTAAGTGACACCCATAGGGAGCTTGAGCCCGAGATAGCGCGCTGGCTCTTCGAGACGCCCTTCGGTGAGGCGGTGGATTACCCGATTCACCTGACGGAGATACAGAAGAAGCGCTTAGACGCCTTCACCGGCAAGGTTCTCACCTACGACACCGTTGTAGACGCGGTCAAGCCGATAGTGAAGCTCTACTTCCTAGACGGCTGGATGAAGCCCTACCTCGACGAGAGGCAGATAAAGCTCCTCATATACCGCGTTCTCCAGGCGCACAGCTGGGAAGAAACGGCGAAGCTCATAGACAGGACCGAGACATTTACCATGATAGAGGTGCGCGACATAATCCGGGGGCTTTGGTACTACTACAAGAGGCTGCTTAGGGGATGA